A genome region from Fusarium musae strain F31 chromosome 5, whole genome shotgun sequence includes the following:
- a CDS encoding hypothetical protein (EggNog:ENOG41~BUSCO:EOG0926158Y) has product MEQSQDFKSLQESVQKSLISTIKTVNRIAAEDLSFQRTVNPSVGQLLEDRTSRILELSTHLLLTTGKACGVKAPKLEDVEDIEMNWRGVVDVVDSSLEKADTALDEYTGLVKRKESPLPDTANKPKKPKSTNKVIRNANMTKPQLLFERKPDNFAPAPWKPMLTSKPNAKLSLEESLKVVLNEAGTPQYQHPYEHEIVRMSYPKRVFKESEPIMYQPVETTAATFVDTYEGVLEMLEELKGAKEIAIDLEHHDFRSYVGLVSLMQISTREKDWIVDTLQPWRHKLEVLNQVFTDPNIIKVFHGAYMDMVWLQRDLGLYVNGLFDTFFACEQLHYPAKSLAYLLSKFVDFDADKQYQLADWRIRPLPEEMMYYARSDTHYLLYIYDRVRNELVAASDRGDVDKDYIGRAVEKSKEQSLSRYEHPGYDEETGEGSRGWYGYIFKNSHLALDSEQFAVFRALWKWRDDTARKEDESTNYVLSTRDITEIARINPPDAKALHSLLPLNASLARPRFNEIWEQIKGTKAKGGLSLLHFFTSMAPDSVRKNGMPIAARQTAKLPVLDGEVTVSRLTRSQLFGDMPISSKWDTSTRPTETGEELIPFPWQRFIRQGSIKEDVQHDTAAEEVKISEPTDTVESAAGNAKVEEVDEEFTLRRGQKRKSQAIEESEPSEESTDSSQYDSDEEMQEGSGVIAVEDEPSPKASRSARRKLRKAEEKKAEEERIRRQEAKKARKAQKKQKKQDDKTKKFDAVPFDYSKATSVLHSNRESNVGQADGKGKKKVFDPYSKSADTDIKGARKAPPVRGERSATFKR; this is encoded by the exons ATGGAGCAATCTCAAGACTTCAAGTCGCTCCAGGAGAGTGTCCAGAAGTCACTGATTTCCACAATTAAGACCGTGAACCGAATCGCTGCCGAAGACCTAAGTTTCCAACGGACTGTCAATCCTAGCGTGGGCCAACTACTCGAAGATCGAACTTCGCGGATCCTTGAACTCTCCACACATCTTCTTCTGACTACCGGTAAGGCGTGTGGTGTCAAGGCGcccaagcttgaagatgtggAAGACATCGAGATGAACTGGAGGGGcgttgtcgatgttgtcgatTCATCACTCGAGAAGGCCGACACAGCCTTAGATGAGTACACAGGGCTTGTCAAGAGAAAGGAGTCACCCTTACCTGATACC GCGaacaagcccaagaagcctAAGTCCACGAACAAGGTTATCCGAAATGCCAATATGACCAAGCCTCAACTCCTTTTCGAACGAAAGCCTGATAACTTTGCTCCTGCTCCATGGAAACCGATGCTTACGTCGAAGCCAAATGCCAAATTATCTTTGGAGGAAAGCCTCAAGGTCGTCCTTAATGAAGCCGGCACGCCACA ATACCAACATCCTTATGAACACGAAATTGTCCGTATGTCATATCCGAAACGAGTATTCAAGGAATCCGAACCCATCATGTACCAACCGGTCGAAACAACCGCGGCCACTTTTGTCGACACCTACGAGGGCGTTCTGGAGATGCTGGAGGAACTGAAGGGCGCCAAGGAGATTGCGATCGATCTGGAACACCACGATTTTAGGTCCTATGTTGGACTTGTGTCTCTCATGCAAATCAGCACGCGAGAGAAGGACTGGATTGTAGATACTCTACAACCCTGGCGCCATAAACTTGAGGTTCTGAACCAAGTTTTCACAGATCCCAATATCATCAAG GTTTTCCATGGCGCATACATGGACATGGTTTGGCTTCAGCGAGATTTGGGATTGTATGTGAATGGACTCTTCGATACGTTCTTTGCGTGCGAGCAACTCCACTATCCAGCCAAGAGTTTAGCCTACCTGTTGTCTAAGTTCGTCGATTTTGATGCAGACAAGCAGTATCAATTGGCTGACTGGAGGATACGCCCACTACCCGAGGAGATGATGTACTATGCTCGGTCCGACACCCACTACCTGCTCTACATCTACGATCGGGTACGAAATGAGCTTGTTGCCGCCTCCGATAGAGGTGATGTCGATAAAGACTACATTGGCCGGGCAGTGGAGAAGTCGAAGGAACAGTCACTTTCCCGCTACGAACATCCCGGTtacgatgaagagactggTGAAGGCTCCCGTGGATGGTATGGGTATATCTTCAAGAACTCGCACTTAGCACTCGATAGCGAACAATTTGCTGTCTTCAGAGCCTTGTGGAAGTGGAGAGATGACACTGCCAGGAAAGAGGACGAGAGCACCAACTACGTTCTCAGCACCAGGGATATCACAGAGATCGCCCGAATCAACCCGCCGGACGCAAAGGCCTTACACAGCTTGTTACCCCTGAATGCGTCTCTAGCACGACCACGTTTCAATGAGATCTGGGAACAAATCAAAGGGACCAAGGCAAAGGGTGGACTCAGCTTGCTTCACTTCTTCACCTCGATGGCGCCGGATAGCGTGAGAAAGAATGGAATGCCTATTGCAGCCAGGCAAACTGCAAAGTTACCGGTCCTTGATGGAGAGGTCACGGTCAGTAGGCTGACTCGGTCGCAGTTATTTGGCGATATGCCGATCAGCTCTAAATGGGATACTTCAACGCGACCAACCGAAACCGGGGAGGAGCTTATTCCGTTCCCTTGGCAGAGATTCATACGACAAGGCTCGATTAAAGAAGACGTTCAACACGATACAGCCGCCGAAGAGGTCAAAATCTCTGAGCCAACAGATACTGTGGAGAGTGCAGCTGGCAATGCTaaggttgaagaggttgaCGAAGAGTTTACGTTGAGGAGGGGTCAGAAGCGAAAGTCGCAAGCGATCGAAGAATCTGAGCCAAGCGAAGAGAGCACGGATTCATCACAATATGAtagtgatgaggagatgcAAGAGGGTAGTGGAGTCATCGCTGTCGAAGATGAGCCCTCACCAAAAGCGTCCAGGAGCGCTCGTCGCAAGCTTCGCAaggcagaggagaagaaggctgaagaagagcgaaTCCGACGACAAGAAGCGAAGAAGGCTCGCAAAgctcagaagaagcagaagaagcaggacGACAAAACCAAGAAGTTTGACGCAGTGCCTTTCGACTATAGCAAGGCTACCTCGGTGCTCCATTCAAACAGGGAATCTAATGTTGGACAGGCAGACGgaaagggcaagaagaaggttttCGACCCCTACTCGAAGTCTGCGGACACGGACATCAAGGGAGCACGCAAAGCGCCCCCAGTGAGAGGAGAGCGAAGTGCAACATTCAAAAGATAA